A stretch of Mustela nigripes isolate SB6536 chromosome 6, MUSNIG.SB6536, whole genome shotgun sequence DNA encodes these proteins:
- the LOC132020534 gene encoding olfactory receptor 6C2-like, protein MKNHTVTTFILLGLTEDPQLQIPIFIFLLLTYILSITGNLTIISLTLVDSHLKTPMYFFLQNFALLEISFTSACIPRYLCNIATGDRSITYNICVIQVFFIDIFGVTEFFLLATMSYDRYVAICKPLHYVTIMNNRVCKRLVLGCWMTGLLIIFPPLTLFLNLKFCDSNVIDYFFCDASPILKISCSDTWLLEQLVIVCAVLTFILTLLCVLLSYIHIIKTILQFPSSQQRKRAFSTCSSHMIVVSITYGSCIFIYVKPSAKESVTINKGVAVLMSSIAPMLNPFIYTLRNKQVRQAFSESFRKIALVSKK, encoded by the coding sequence ATGAAAAACCACACAGTAACAACCTTCATCTTATTGGGACTGACAGAGGACCCTCAACTTCAGATtccaatttttatatttctacttcTCACTTACATATTGAGTATAACTGGGAATCTGACAATCATATCCCTCACTTTAGTTGACTCTCACCTTAAAACACCAATGTACTTTTTCCTACAGAATTTTGCTTTATTAGAAATTTCATTTACATCTGCATGTATCCCTAGATACTTGTGCAACATAGCAACAGGTGACAGGtcaattacatataatatttgtGTTATTCAAGTGTTTTTCATCGACATCTTTGGAGTAACAGAATTTTTCCTCCTGGCTACAATGTCCTATGACCGCTATGTAGCCATCTGCAAACCCCTGCATTATGTGACCATCATGAACAACAGAGTCTGCAAGAGGCTTGTCCTCGGCTGTTGGATGACTGGCTTGTTGATCATATTCCCACCACTTACTCTGTTCCTAAATTTGAAATTCTGTGATTCAAATgtcattgattattttttctgtgaTGCATCTCCAATCTTGAAGATTTCATGCTCAGACACATGGCTCTTAGAGCAGTTGGTTATTGTCTGTGCTGTGCTGACCTTCATTCTGACCCTTCTGTGTGTTCTTCTGTCTTACATTCACATCATCAAGACCATTCTACAATTCCCCTCTTCCCAACAAAGGAAAAGAGCTTTTTCTACTTGTTCCTCTCACATGATTGTTGTTTCCATCACCTATGGAAGCTGTATCTTCATCTATGTCAAACCTTCAGCAAAGGAATCCGTGACTATTAATAAGGGTGTGGCAGTGCTAATGTCATCCATAGCTCCCATGTTGAACCCATTCATTTacactctaagaaacaaacaagtgAGACAAGCCTTCAGTGAGTCCTTCAGAAAAATTGCATTAgtctcaaaaaagtaa